From the genome of Caloenas nicobarica isolate bCalNic1 chromosome 14, bCalNic1.hap1, whole genome shotgun sequence, one region includes:
- the NUDT1 gene encoding oxidized purine nucleoside triphosphate hydrolase translates to MFTTRLFTLVLVVQPPRVLLGMKKRGFGAGLWNGFGGKVQPGESIEEAAHRELLEESGLTVDTLQKMGQITFEFVGNSELMEVHIFRADHFHGEPTESDEMRPQWFQLDEVPFNHMWADDIYWFPLLLQKKLFRGYFKFQGQDTILEHTLKEVEEV, encoded by the exons ATGTTCACAACCAGGCTCTTCACCCTGGTCCTGGTGGTGCAGCCGCCCCGTGTCCTCCTGGGCATGAAGAAACGCGGGTTTGGAGCCGGGCTGTGGAACGGCTTCGGGGGGAAGGTGCAGCCAGGGGAGAGCATCGAGGAGGCCGCTCACAG GGAGCTCCTGGAGGAGAGCGGACTGACTGTGGACACCTTGCAGAAGATGGGTCAGATCACATTTGAATTTGTAGGCAACTCTGAACTCATGGAAGTTCACATTTTCCGAGCGGATCATTTTCACGGAGAGCCAACAGAAAGCGATG AAATGCGTCCACAGTGGTTTCAGCTGGATGAGGTGCCATTCAATCACATGTGGGCAGACGATATCTATTggtttcctctgctgcttcagaaaaagtTGTTTCGTGGCTATTTTAAGTTCCAGGGACAAGACACTATCCTGGAGCACACCCTGAAAGAAGTGGAGGAAGTttga
- the MRM2 gene encoding rRNA methyltransferase 2, mitochondrial has protein sequence MAWAGGAAAAGGSCRRLVSRCLHSTAGFLKKTGTEHWWLQRHLKDPFVKAAKRQHYRCRSAFKLLEIDDKLRILRPGLCVLDCGAAPGAWSQVAVERVNALGTDPAVPTGFVLGVDLLRISPLEGAVFLSETDIADPSTLRTIQSLLPAEKVDVILSDMAPNATGIKELDHQKLINLCLGLLKLSQSILKPKGTMLCKFWDGRESHLLQNRLKEQFQDVRIIKPQASWKDSAESYYLARLYKGK, from the exons ATGGCGTGggcggggggcgctgccgccgccggggGCAG CTGTCGGCGTTTGGTGAGCAGATGTCTCCACAGCACGGCGGggtttctgaagaaaactggAACTGAGCACTGGTGGTTGCAGCGGCATTTGAAGGATCCCTTTGTCAAGGCGGCGAAGCGGCAGCATTACCGCTGCCGAAGCGCCTTCAAATTACTGGAAATCGATGACAAGCTTCGTATTCTTCGTCCAGGACTTTGTGTTCTTGACTGTGGAGCTGCACCTGGTGCTTGGAGCCAGGTTGCTGTAGAGAGGGTTAATGCCTTAGGTACCG atcctgctgtccccactggCTTCGTCCTTGGTGTTGACCTCCTGCGGATTTCTCCTCTGGAAGGAGCAGTTTTCCTGTCGGAGACGGACATTGCAGACCCGAGCACGCTGCGCACGATTCAGAGTCTGCTTCCTGCAGAGAAGGTGGACGTTATCCTGAGCGACATGGCACCGAATGCAACAGGCATTAAAGAACTGGATCATCAGAAGCTGATCAATCTCTGTTTAGGCCTTCTGAAACTGtcccaaagtattttaaagccaAAAGGAACAATGCTCTGTAAATTCTGGGATGGACGTGAGTCCCATCTTCTACAAAACAGACTGAAGGAGCAGTTCCAGGATGTGAGAATTATAAAGCCTCAGGCCAGTTGGAAGGACTCAGCTGAATCTTATTATTTGGCAAGACTGTACAAAGGGAAATGA